The DNA sequence GATATTCAAACGCTAACTTCTGTTGATTCACTTCAGACATCTTCTCTTTTAAGCGTTCACCAGCAAGTTGTACCTTTTGCAATTCTTTTTCAGATTGCTTCACGGTCTGTGCCCATTCTTCTTGAAGTACTTTTGACTGTTCTAACTCATCCGTTAATTGCCGAATTTGACGTTGGCAATCTTCAATTTCATTTTTTTGACGAAGTAAAGATGAACCTTGACGCTTCACAGCCCCTCCGGTCATCGCCCCTCCAGCATTAATCACGTCACCTTCTAACGTTACGATACGATAACGATAATTCAGCTGTTTCGCTAAATTTTTCGCCACATTTAAATCCTTGGTTACAATAATATTTCCTAAAATATTTTCAACAATTTGTCGATAACGTTGATCATAGCCAACTAATTGTGAAGCTACACCTACCACATCTTGATTTCCTTGAATACGATTTTGAACATCCAGTGGTAAAAGACGTGATTTAATAACGTTTAATGGTAAGAACGTGGCACGTCCTGCGTGATGTTTCTTTAAAAAATCAATGGCTTTTTTAGCAGAATCATCATTGGTCGTGACGATCTGTTGCATGACTGGCCCTAAGACGACATCCATCGCTAATTCTAACTCTTTTGGAACCGTAACTAACTCAGCAACAGCCCCTTCAATCCCAGAGACTTGTCCCTGTTCACGAGCTTTTAAAATCTTTTTAACCCCTTCATTAAATCCAGAGAAATCTTTTTGAGCATCTTCAAGCCATTGCAAACGGTTATTCATCTTATCTAACTGATGGGTTAAATGACGATGACGATTTGTTTCCATCTCTGCCTGCTTTAAGCGTTGTTGATGTTCTTTATATAATTGTTGATATAAATCTCGTTTTTCTTTTAGCGATGTCTCAAACTTTCCATACTGTGCTTTAAATGTCTCTTGCTCTTGAACTAATGCGTCACGATCAAGTAACGCTTTTTCCTCATCCTCATTGATGCGCTCAAGCGTGGTCTCTGTTCGCTTAATCTGCTGATTAATCGCAATATATTGATTTTTAACGCTCGCTAACCGATTCACATCTTCAAAATAAGCGTCACGCGTCGTATCTAATTGAATCTTTAAGTTTTCTTCTAAATGTTGATACTCTTCAGAGACCTTCTGTAACTGTGATTGCTTCGTTTCTAACGATGTCTTCGTCTTTGTCATGGCCTCTTCAGCTGTTTTTAACTCGACTTGTGAAGTTTCTAAACGTGATTCAAGTTGTGCTTGTTGTTCTGCTAATTCTTCTTTATTAGATGACGCATTTTTATGACGTTCTTTTAAAACATCACGTTGACCTTGAAGCTTTTGAATCCATTCTGATGTTTCAACTAAATCAGCTTGTAATTGTTCCAACTGGCGCTCTTGTGCTTGCTGATTTTGCTTTAACGTATCACGACGACGTTCATCATTAGCAATTTTAGCATTAATACTGACATGCTCAAATTCAACATCTTTACGTTCCTTTTTTGAACGCTCCATTTGGTCATTTAAAGTTTTAATATCATAAGCTAACACACTAATTTCAGAATCACTACATTCTTGCTTTAACACCATGTACTTCTCAGCTTGTTCTGACTGCTTACGAAGCGGTTCAACCTGGTCCTCAAGCTCAAAAATAATATCTTGTACACGACTTAAGTTATCACTTGTTGATTCAAGCTTTCGAGTCGCTTCTTTTTTACGCATTTTATATTTTAATACACCAGCCGCTTCTTCAATAATTACACGGCGGTCTTCAACGCGCGCCTCAACGATTGCCTTAACCTTATCCTGAGAGATGATCGATAAAGAGTCATGACCAATCCCTGTATCCATAATTAAATCGACGACATCTTTCAAACGCACTTTTTGTTTATTAATTAAATATTCACTATCTCCCGTACGATAAACACGGCGCGTAATACTGACTTCTTCATAATCAATTGGTAAACTTCCACAACTGTTATCTAAAACAAGCGTCACTTCAGCAAAGTTTAATGGTTTACGAGTTGATGTTCCGGCGAAGATAATATCTTCCATCTTCCCCCCACGTAAACTCTTAGCTGACTGCTCACCTAGTACCCAACGAATCGCATCGGAAATATTACTTTTTCCGGATCCATTCGGTCCAACGACCGCAGTGACACCTTGTTCAAATTCAACGACAGTTTTATCTGCAAAGGATTTAAAACCAATTGTCTCAATTCTTTTTAAATACATACGTTTCATCCTTTATCTACATTCTTAACTTTATTATTATACCGAATGTTTGTCGTAAAATAAAGGGACAACGCATGAGTTCAAACATTAGTTCTATCCTAAATTCCAACGTCTGGTTAAAATAAGACTTAGTTGTTTAAAGCCTTATAAAAATTCCCGTGTAAGGTCCAAACATCTTGAGCAAAATTACTCATCATTGTCATAGTTCGACACTTCTGTCGATCATAAGAACTAATAAAACTAATTCCTGGATCACTCCCTTGTATAAACGGAAGATAGTGA is a window from the Turicibacter bilis genome containing:
- the smc gene encoding chromosome segregation protein SMC; this encodes MYLKRIETIGFKSFADKTVVEFEQGVTAVVGPNGSGKSNISDAIRWVLGEQSAKSLRGGKMEDIIFAGTSTRKPLNFAEVTLVLDNSCGSLPIDYEEVSITRRVYRTGDSEYLINKQKVRLKDVVDLIMDTGIGHDSLSIISQDKVKAIVEARVEDRRVIIEEAAGVLKYKMRKKEATRKLESTSDNLSRVQDIIFELEDQVEPLRKQSEQAEKYMVLKQECSDSEISVLAYDIKTLNDQMERSKKERKDVEFEHVSINAKIANDERRRDTLKQNQQAQERQLEQLQADLVETSEWIQKLQGQRDVLKERHKNASSNKEELAEQQAQLESRLETSQVELKTAEEAMTKTKTSLETKQSQLQKVSEEYQHLEENLKIQLDTTRDAYFEDVNRLASVKNQYIAINQQIKRTETTLERINEDEEKALLDRDALVQEQETFKAQYGKFETSLKEKRDLYQQLYKEHQQRLKQAEMETNRHRHLTHQLDKMNNRLQWLEDAQKDFSGFNEGVKKILKAREQGQVSGIEGAVAELVTVPKELELAMDVVLGPVMQQIVTTNDDSAKKAIDFLKKHHAGRATFLPLNVIKSRLLPLDVQNRIQGNQDVVGVASQLVGYDQRYRQIVENILGNIIVTKDLNVAKNLAKQLNYRYRIVTLEGDVINAGGAMTGGAVKRQGSSLLRQKNEIEDCQRQIRQLTDELEQSKVLQEEWAQTVKQSEKELQKVQLAGERLKEKMSEVNQQKLAFEYREKSQNEREQLLRIERREHEAELKQLVEKNNQLAEDRLVLEQRIEEAKATIETLEEQLEQQEELKSQLLQQMTELKVDVAKLETALHNECATFERLKGETEQARIRLKELLDKIAESEQALLGNDDEVVQLEANLAEKKEKREGIIEQIQDQRVTLTKVSQELETLEREVRESHKVQQKMAESLNQLDVSIGKVDVEMDIMIKKLEEEYQMTFDHANENYPLKGSIEEIKSRIRSIKGQIAALGEINVGAIQEYQRVKERYDFLTTQRDDLIEAKATLEETINEMDQEMTVKFKETFDLVREQYMEIFKKLFGGGSADLVLTDPHDLLHTGVEIIAQPPGTKLKTSNLLSGGQKALTSIALLFAILKVRTVPFCVLDEVEAALDEANVARYANYLKAFSNETQFIVITHRKGTMEKADVLYGVTMQERGVTKLVSVRMDNVSDYMDDEK